A window from Vulcanimicrobium alpinum encodes these proteins:
- the msrB gene encoding peptide-methionine (R)-S-oxide reductase MsrB has protein sequence MNRRSMLLGLAAVPATFPLAARAASGTVTHTDAEWRRLLPPEAYQVLRHEGTEHAFSSPLDEERRAGLYSCLGCDLPLFSSKTKFDSGTGWPSFWAPLPNAVATKSDYVIVVERIEVHCRRCAGHLGHVFDDGPQPTGKRYCMNGVALRFTPGRTTA, from the coding sequence ATGAACCGCCGCTCGATGCTCCTCGGCCTTGCCGCCGTCCCCGCGACCTTCCCGCTCGCTGCGCGCGCCGCGTCCGGGACGGTGACGCACACCGACGCGGAGTGGCGCAGACTGCTCCCGCCCGAAGCCTACCAGGTGCTGCGGCACGAGGGGACGGAGCATGCGTTCTCGAGCCCGCTCGACGAAGAGCGCCGCGCCGGACTCTACTCGTGCCTGGGCTGCGACCTGCCGCTCTTTTCCTCGAAGACGAAGTTCGACAGCGGAACGGGCTGGCCGAGTTTCTGGGCGCCCCTGCCGAACGCTGTCGCGACGAAGTCCGACTACGTCATCGTGGTCGAACGCATCGAAGTGCACTGCCGGCGCTGCGCCGGGCATCTCGGCCACGTTTTCGATGACGGGCCGCAGCCGACCGGAAAGCGGTACTGCATGAACGGCGTCGCGCTGCGCTTCACCCCGGGGCGCACGACGGCGTAG